Within Bacteroidales bacterium, the genomic segment GCCGGCACGGCATCAATCACAATACCCGATACCTCTTTGCGGTCGCCGTTTCCCATAACAATTCCCTTTCCAAGGATCGAATAAACCTCCGGCGTCAATACCACCTGGGTTTCCGGTTTGCGAACCGCTGCAATGGCAGTGGTATCAAAATGATCACGATGCCCGTGAGTGATAAGTACAATGTCAGCTTTAGGCAAAGTTGAATAGTCAGCCAGTCGGGACCAGGGATCGATATGCAGGATCGTTTTATTATACTCCAGCATGAGGGTTCCATGACCTATGAACGTAATAATGATATCACCTTTTTCGGCCGGAATGCGATCCCTGATAAAATTTTTCTGTGCCATGATGAGAATATTTGTTAAAACAAGGAGAATTATCAGGAAGGTTTTTTTACTCATAACTATATGGTTTCAAAATGGTTAATAAATATACCATTTTTTCTGATACCTTCATCATCCTACCAGACAAAAAAGAGAAAACTATCTATAAGGCGTAAAGTGCAGAGCGTAAGGCGAAGAGCAATTGGCGAGCAGCGAACAGCAAAAAAGATCCAGCACACCCTCTGCACGCACCCTCAACCCGGCGCATAACGAACATTATAAAAAAACTCCTGTTCTTTCCCGAACTTGGCTTATTTTTACAGTACTGTTTTCTCCTTTCAATTTTTTACCATGAAACGATTCCTTCTCCTTTCCATGCTGGCGTTCTTCCCGGTGCTGTACTCGAGCGCCCAGGAAGAAAAACTGATTATCCTGCATACCAATGACCTTCACAGCCGGCTCAACGGCTTTTCCCCTGAAGCGGAATACAGCCCCTTCAGCCTGAATGACGACCATACCCTGGGCGGTTTTGCCCGCCTGGCAACCCTGATTCAGCGGGAAAAAATGCGTTCGGGAAATTCCCTTCTGGTGGTGGATGCAGGCGACTTCCTCATGGGAACCCTTTTTCAGAATCTGGAAGAATCTTCGGGATTCCAGCTCCGCCTTATGCGTGACATGGGCTACGATGTAGTCACGCTCGGAAACCATGAATTTGACTTCGGCCCCATGGCCATGGCCCATACCATACAAAATGCCGTTCACGACGGTCCCATCCCGAAAATTGTCTTTTCCAGCCTTGACCTTAAACCCGGAGACAGCGTCACCAGGGCCTTTAAAAAACTTTTCGACCAGCACCTGATCGAAGGATGCCACGTTGCCGAAGTGAACGGCCTCCATGTAGGCTTCTTCAGCCTGCTGGGCAAGGATGCCGTCAGTGTTGCCCCCGCTGCCCGGCCGTTGCAATTTAAAGATCAGATTAAGACGGCCAGGGAATATGTAAAATACTTGCGGGAGGCTCAGAAAGCCGATCTGGTTATCTGCCTTTCCCACAGCGGAGTTAAACTTATGCCCGATGGGACCTGGGGAGGTGAAGACGTGGAACTGGCCCGCAAAGTGCCTGGAATTGACGTCATCATCAGCGGGCATACCCACACTTACCTCGAAAAGCCTCTTGTTATCAACAACATACCCATCGTGCAGACCGAATGTTACGGCATGTACCTGGGGCGACTCGAACTCACCCTCCGCAACCGCAAAGTTGTTAATACAAGCTACTCCATCTTTCCTGTCAATGATACCATTCAGGGCGACTCTCTCATTCAGGCACGCATCGATGCCCAGGAAAAACGGCTGGAAGAGCGTTTTCTGAAACCCGCAGGACTTACTTATAAAATGCCCGTGGTGCAGACGTCTTTCCCTCTGTTCTGCCGGCAGGAAATCCATCCCGAAACCAGCAACCTGGGAATGCTGATTGCCGACGCCCTGCATGCCTACATTAACGCACACGATTCCCTCGGGGCTGACATTGCCATGTTCTCGGCCGGCATGGTGCGCGACCAAATCGAACCCGGAATGAAAGGCATTCAAACAGTACCCGATATTTATAATACGGTCTGCCTCGGCCGTGGTAAAGACGGAAGCCCGGGATACCCTATGGCCCGGGTCTATGTTACCGGAAAGGAACTGAAAGGAATTCTGGAGGTTCTGTACATTGCTCCGTCCAGCAGTTCCGACTACTACATCTATTTCGGCGGCCTCAGGGCAAAAGCCGATCCATCCAGAGGCCTCCTCAGGAAAATCGTCGACATCCAGGTGGGTGACGATGTACACGGATTCCGCAAAGTGGACGTTTCGCGGAAAAACAAAACTCTGTACAGCCTCACAGCCGATTCGTACATGCTCGAATTTGTCAGCATCATCGGAAAGATGAGCAAAGGACTGGTACGCGTTAAAATCAAAAACGAAAAGGGAATCCCCATCCGTTCCTTCAACGAAACCTTCATCGATGCCGATCCCTCCACCCCCGGACTTCAGGAAATGAAAGAATGGCAGGCCATGATATGGTACCTCCGCCAGTTCCCCGATACCGACGGCAACGGAATTCCCGATATACCTGACAAGTACCGGACCGGAAGCCCCAGACTTTACAAAATCGAGAAGAACTGAAAGGACTGAACCATAAAAGATGAACCCCGAAGAAAGCAAACGGCAATTTCTGGAAGAATTTCTGGCCCAGGTAGCCCGCGACAGCACCCTCATGAAACCGGAGGAATCTTCCTACGCGGTGCAGGACCTTACTGCCGTGACCCCCGATGATTACCCTCCGGTTGAAATAACCGAAGATATTCAGCGAAAAATCGATGAAATTTCAGCTATTGCCCGTTCCATCGAAACCCGGCCTGCTCTGTCAGAACCTTCCCTTCCCGATAAGCCGTTCCGTATCGATTACCGGCGAAATCTCAATCCTGCTCAGCTCGCCGCCGTCACCACCACCGAAGGGCCTGTGCTGGTAATCGCCGGCGCAGGAAGCGGAAAAACCCGCGTCATCGTTCACCGGGTAAGCTACCTCCTTGAACTGGGCGTTGACCCGTCCGACATCCTCCTGCTTACCTTCACCCGCAAAGCAGCCAAAGAAATGCTCGACCGCGTGCAGGAACTCCTCAGCGACGCCCGCGTCGGTAAAGTAATGGGCGGAACTTTCCATTCCTTCGCCAACCACATCCTCCGCAAATACAGCAACCTCCTCGGCCTTCCTCCCAACTTTACCATCCTCGATACAGGCGACTCAGAAGATACCATCGACCTCCTGCGCAGTGAGATGAAGCTCGATAAAACCGACAAAGCCTTCCCCAAAAAGAACCGGATCTACGAAATCATTTCTTCCGCACGAAACCGCAATAAAACAGTCCGCGAAATCATCCAGACCGACTTCTCGGGCCTGATGAAGTATGCCAGAGATATCGAAATGCTCTTCGACGGATACACCCGGTACAAGAAAATCACCGGCACCTTCGATTATGACGACCTGATGGAAATCCTCCGGAACGCCCTGCGCGACCATATCCCCTTCCGGAAAAAAATGCAGCAGGAATACCGGTACATCATGGTCGATGAGTTTCAGGACACCAACATTCTTCAGAAAGAAATTGTTGACTTCCTCGCCGCCGCCCACCGCAACATCATGGTGGTCGGAGATGATGCCCAGAGTATTTATGCCTTCCGCGGAGCCAACTACGAGAACATCCTGCGCTTTCCCCAAACCTATCCCGACTGCCGGGTAATCCGTATTGAGCAGAATTACCGCAGTAATCAGACCATCCTCGACTTTACCAACGAAATCGTTAAAAACGCACGCCTCGGCTACCGCAAAAACCTTTTCTCGGCCAACACACGAAAGTTCCTGCCGGTCATCAGAAAATTTTACGACCAGGAAGAGGAAGCTGTATTTATTGTTTCCAAAATCCTCGAACTCCGCGAACGGAATATATCGCCCGGTGAAATTGCCGTGCTTACACGGGCTGCCTGGCACTGGCAGTTCGTGGAAATGGAACTGCGGAAACGCAATATCCCTTACGTTACAGTGGGCGGTCTCGCCTTCCATGAGAAGATGCACATCAAGGACATGATCGCCTACCTGAAAGTCCTCCTCAATCCGTATGATGCCATTGCCTGGCACCGGATCCTGAAACTTCTCCCCGGGGTGGGACAGGTGTCGGCTACGGCTATCATCCGCGATATCCGTCAGCACGACGGAAAAATTCCTCTGGGAGAATATGAAAAAAAGAAGTTTTTCGAACCCCTGAAGGAACTGATGGAAACCCTGAACCGTGCCGCCGGCGAACACCTGTCAGTAGCCGCCAGAATCCAGATTATCCGCGATTACTACTCCCCCATCCTTGCTTCAATGGAAAGCGATGCCCAGGTAAGAATGCTCGATATTCACGTACTTACAGAAATGGCCGCCAAATATGAAAAGCTCGAGAAGTTCCTGAGCGATTTCACCCTCGAACCTCCTTCCCGCAGTTTTGCCGGTGCCCCCACCCCCCTCATTGACGAAAGCGAAGACAAACCCGTAACCCTCTCCACCATTCATTCGGCCAAAGGTCTTGAATGGTATGCCGTCTTCATTCCCCATGCCCTCGACGGACTCCTGCCTTCATCCCGTGCCCTGAAAAACCTCGAGGAAGTAGAAGAAGAACGGCGCCTTTTCTATGTGGCCTGCAGCCGGGCAAGGGAAGAACTTTACATTACCATGCCTTCGTTTGTCCGCAGTTACCAGGGATTCTGCTCCTACCCCTCCCGCTTTCTTGTTGAAATCGACAGAAATAAATATGAATATTTATAAATAAGTACATTTTTACTTATATTTGTTCAACCATCAAAAACTACACCTATGGACCGGCGAACCTTTCTTACCGCCTCAGCTGCTGCAGCAGCTGCTTTAGGCACAGGCTGCCAGGGGAAAAACGAACTTCCCCGGCGCGAGTACAAAAACGGAATTAAACTTTCCGTCATTGGCTTCGGTGGTATTGTGGTAGTTGGAATGGAACAAAAAGATGCCAATAATACCGTGGCCGAAGCATGGGATAACGGAATCAATTATTACGATGTTGCTCCTTCGTACTGGGACGGAGAAGCGGAAACCAAGCTGGGCGAAGCGTTGAAACCTTATCGTAAAAAAGCCTTTCTTGCCTGCAAAACAACCCGGCGCGACGCGGAAGGTGCTGCGCGGGAAATGGAGGAAAGCATGAAACGCCTGCAAACCGATTATTTCGATCTTTACCAGCTTCATGCCGTTACCTCCATGGAAGACGTGGAAAAAATCTTCGCCCCTAAAGGAGCTATGGAAACTTTTCTTAAAGCAAAGCAGGAAGGAAAAATCAGGCACATCGGGTTTTCAGCCCATTCGGTTGAAGCTGCCCTGGCACTGCTCGACCGGTATTCCTTTGATTCGGTTCTCTTTCCCATCAACTTTGTTTGTATAGCCCAGGGAAATTTCGGAAAACAGGTTATCGAAAAAGCCATGGAAAAAGGAGCCGCACGGCTTGCCCTCAAAGCCCTGGCACATCATCCGTGGCCTGAAAATATGAAAGAGGAGGAAAGACCTTACAGGAAATGCTGGTACCAGCCCGCCGACCAGAGGGAACTGGCTGAAAAAGCCCTGCGTTTTACCTTATCCCAGCCGGTAACCGCTGCAATTCCCCCGGGCGAAGAACGCCTCTTCCGCCTTGCCGTCTCCATTGCCAAAGATTTTACTCCCATGACGGAAAAGGAACAGCAGGAACTGCTGGCATCAACCGCCGGAACAGCCCCTCTTTTCAGGTATCCAGCCTGAATAGCTGAAAGGAAACCTACGGTTTCATACACCATGCATTTTCACTCATTGCCTGCAGACTTACTTCTTTAATTTTATTAACTTTCCGGAACAATTTTTGTCTTCATACGTATATACTTACGATTCAATCCATAAATCAAACCTTTTCTATGAAAAGAGCCGTTGTTTCCTTTCTCATGCTTGCCCTTGCAGTAGTTCTTTTCGGGCAGGCCGAAGTATATAACATCATTAAAGTGGATGGGGAAATCATCAATCGTTCAACCGGAAAACCTCTCACTCCGGGCGATGTAATTAAGCCTACTGATCAGCTGGAATTTAAAAGCAATTACGCCATGGCCATCGCCATCAGCAGCACGAGAGGGAAGTTTACCATCCGGCTCCCGGAACAGGACCAGGACCTCTTCGATAATTCCCAGTTGCTGGCTATGGCAAACACAGCCGCCTCTCCCATAGAAAGCCGTGCCCAGCTGAGTGTTCGGGCCGTCGGCGTTATGGAAGTCAAAGACCTCAAAAAATACCTTGGTACCGATAACTTTTATATCCTCGGCGATAAACTTTCGGTCAGGCTGAGCAAAACGTTCTACCCCCTCGACGAAAACAACTTCATTGTACTCACTTACCAGGGAAAAGATAAAACCGTTTCCAAGAAGCTGGGATTCACAGGTCAGACAATCGATATTGACAAAAATCAGATTGTATCTTCCCCCGAAGACCTCGTCAATGGCACCACGCTTCCGAAAGTATCGGTTTTCAAATACGATAACCTGAAGAAATCTTCTTCCCTCATCACCCAGGTAAACCTTGTTTTCCTCAATTCCGACCAGGTGAAAAAAGAATTTGAAGTCATCATTCCCCTGCTGAAGGAAGACAAAAAAAGCAGAAGCGAGGCCGCTGATTACCTGAGAAATTACTTCTACGACATTTACGGAGCAACCGACCCGGATGCCTTGTTCCTCCTTGTTAACATGGCATTGAAAGATTACAGTTCCTGACCATCCTTCGGATAAACCCTGCCCCGATCGCTACATTCCCTGTATAGCTGCCAGACAGTTTTATCGAATACCGGATGAACCAGGGCAGGGTGAACTTCGATGAGGGGAATCAGACAGAAATTTCGCAGATGAAGCCTTGGATGCGGAATCATGAGCCCCTCTTCCTCGATAATGTCATTTCCGTAAAAAAGGATATCAATATCGATGGTGCGGGGGGAGTTTTGTTCATTACTGCGAACCCTTCCCAGCATTTTCTCGGTTTCGAGGCATGTATCCATAAGTTCCCTGGCGGTTTTTCCGGTTTCGATCACAACCAGCTGGTTCAGAAATTGCTGTTGATCGGCATTGCCCCATGGATCAGAGACATAGATTCCGGAAAGGTATATAACCTTACCCGCCCTTCTGGCTATCTCTTCCATGGCTTTTTGCAGATTTTCCTCCCTGTTGCCCAGGTTACTCCCTGTCATTAAATGAGCTATAGGCATAAACTGATTTTCCTGAGGCAAATGTAACGAAGTTATTATTTATCCGGTGAAAAGGCTTTGTCCTTCGCAGAAATGGTCCGTCAAACCATCCGACCGGACTCATTATTCTATATAAGGAATCAATGGAAAAATATCGCAACGTTGAGTTCAGAGCCTAAAACGCAGAGAGAAGTCATGAACTCCGTTTCTTTACGCTTTACGCTCAGTTACAGGGTTCCATAGTTCCAATGTTCCAATGTTCCAGAGTTCCAAAATTCAAGCGTAGAGCGTAAAGCATAGAGCGTAAAGAGGAGTATTGGGTTTAGAGTGCAGAGCATTTTTTAATTAGCGTAGAGCGTATAGCGAATGGCAAAAGATCTTTCCATTTCCCCGTTAGGGGATGAAGGACAATAGATTGAAGGATCAAAAACCAACAAATTCCCCGTAGGGGATTAAGGACAATGGAATCGAGGTTCCAGTGTTTCAGGGTTCCAATGTTCCAGAGTTTCAAGGATTTCTGATTTCCCATTTCCCATTTCCCATTAATGTGTTTTAGCTCTCGTAGCGTAATCTCTTATAGGAAATTGGAAATAGAAAATTCTCGGGGATTTTTGATTTGTGCGTTGTGATTTCTGATTTGTGATTTAATGGGTTTGTGTTCCAAATCAAAAATGACAATTCAAATTGAACCTTGGAACCATGAAAGTGAGCGTAAAGCCCTGAGCGCAGGGCGAACAGCAAGCAACGAAATCCTCACCACTTAATGCATAATTGCACTGAAATACATATCTTTGGTACATTGATACCTCAAGCAATATGAAAACATTCCTGAAAATGCTCCTGGCCACCATCGTCGGAGGCCTTGTTGTTGTTCTGCTCGTATTCTTTATCTTCATGGGAATCCTGGGAATCATAGCTACCTCTTCCCGGCAGCCCGTTCAGGTGAAACCCAATACTGTCCTTCTTCTCAATCTCAACCAGACCATTACCGACCGGAGTTCGAAAAATCCCCTTGAAGGATTTTCATTCCCCGATTTCAAACCCTCTCCGGCTCTCGGCCTGAACGATATTCTGGCCTCCATCAAAAAGGCAAAAGATGACCCCAACATCAAAGGCATCCTGCTCGACCTGACGGTTATCCCTGCCGGCAACTCAACAGTCGACGAAATCCGGGAAGCACTTACCGACTTCAAAACCTCCGGCAAATTCGTCATCAGCTATGCCGATTCCTACCTGCAAAAATCCTATTATCTTGCTTCGGCCGCCGATAAGGTCTACCTCAACCCGGCAGGAAATCTGCTGTTTGTCGGCCTCCGCGCCGAAGTGATGTTCTATAAAAACATGCTCGAAAAAATCGGCGTGGAACCCCAGATCATACGGCACGGAAAATTCAAAAGCGCTGTGGAGCCTTTTATGCTTGACAAAATGAGCAAAGAAAACCGGGAACAGCTTTCTGTTTTTCTGAACTCTGTATGGCAGCATATGCTGGAAAAAATTTCAGAGGCGCGCCATATACCGGTGGAAGAGCTCAATGCCATGGCCGACGGACTAAAGCTTCGTACAGCACAGGATGCCCTTCAGATGAAAATGGTGGACAGCCTTATTTATCGCGACCAGCTTCTGCTCCTGCTCGACAGCCTGTCAGGAAAAAAACCTGTCGGTAAACCGGAACTGTTGTCCATTGCCTCTTACATAAAAGCACCTGCCGTGAAACCCCACAAATTCGTGCGGGAAAAAATTGCCGTTGTGTATGCCTCGGGAGAAGTTGTTTCCGGCGAAGGACAGGAAGGCTCGGTAGGTTCCGACAGGATTTCGGAAGCTATCCGCAAGGCGCGGAAAGATTCGCTGATAAAAGCCATTGTGTTCCGTGTCAATTCACCCGGAGGAAGCGCCCTGGCATCGGAAGTTATCTGGAGGGAAGTTAAGCTGGCCGCAGAAACCAAGCCAGTGGTGGTCTCTATGGGCGATGTTGCCGCTTCAGGAGGATATTATATCGCCTGTCCGGCCGGAACTATTGTCGCAAATCCCACAACCATTACCGGATCTATCGGTGTATTCGGGCTTTTGCTGAATGCAAAACCTTTACTGGAAAAGAAAATAGGGATAACCACTGATGTGGCCCGCACCAACAGCTATAGCGACTTTGGCTCTTTTTACCGCCCTCTTTCGGAAGCAGAAAAAGAAGCTCTTCAGACCGAAATTGAATTCATCTATTCCACCTTCGTCAGCCATGTGGCCGAAGGCAGAAAAATGAAATACGAGTCTGTTGATTCCATTGGCCAGGGAAGAATCTGGAGCGGCCTTTCCGCTTCCCGACTGGGACTTGTGGATGAACTGGGTGGACTGGAAAAAGCCATCCAGCTGGCCGCCCGGAAGGCAAACCTCAGCGAATACCGCGTGGTAAACCTCCCCGAACTGGAAGACCCGCTGACCCAGCTGATGAAAATGCTCTCTGAAAATACTTCTGCCAAAGTTCTGGAAAAAACCCTGGGCGATTCCTGGCCGTTTTTCAGAGACCTGAATCAGATCCTGTCCATGCAGGGAGTTCTTGCCCGAATGCCTTTCAGCCTGATGATTTACTGATAAGCATTTGCTAAAACGTCGGCAATTGCCCGCCATTCATAACGAATTGTTACCCGAAACACGCACCGGCCCATGCTCCGGCACCTGAGAAAATACCTTCTGCCCTTTGCCCTGATGTACGGCCTCGTCGTAAGAATACGAAATTTTCTGTACGACATGGAAATTTTGCGTTCCGTAGAATTCGACATCCCCGTAATCGGCGTTGGCAATATTACTGTCGGTGGCACCGGCAAAACTCCCCAGGTGGAATACCTCGTCAGGTTTCTCAAAAAACAATACCGCACTGCCGTGCTGAGCAGAGGCTACCGGCGACTTTCGGGAGGCTTTGTGTCGGCCTCTCCGGATGTGACAGCGGCCCAGATCGGTGATGAACCGCTTCAGATTTACAGAAAATTCCCCGACATTGATCTTGCCGTTGATGCCGACCGGATCAGAGGAATCCGGCTTCTGCTGGAAAAAAACCCTTCCCTTGAAGTAATTGTTCTCGACGATGCCTTTCAGCACCGGAGGGTCAAACCCGGACTGATGATCCTGCTGATCGACCACAACCGGATGATTACCGATGACCTGCTTCTGCCGGCAGGAAATCTGCGCGAACCGGTTTCGGGAATCCAGCGCGCACATATTATTATTGTTACCAAATGTCCTCCCGACATGAAGCCTGTTGACTGCAGAATCATTGAATCAAAACTCCGCCCGCTCACCCACCAGAAGGTCTTCTTTTCCTTTCTCCGCTATGGCGATCTGCTGCCTGTTTACAAAAATGCCGCCCCAGCTCTGCCTCCTGAAAAGCTCAAAGCAAAAAATGCACACGTATTCCTGGTTTCAGGAATCGCCAACCCGGCACCGCTCGAACACTTTATGGAACAATACGCCGCCAGGCTTACCCGCTTCGTTTTTCCCGATCATCACCGGTATTCACCCCGCGATCTCATAAAGATCTTCAAAGCATACGACCAGTCGGACGCCCCGGAAAAGTACATTATTACCACTGAAAAAGATGCTATGCGCCTGCAGGCACTGAACGACATTGATGATGACATCCGCAGGCGCTTCTATTACCTCCCTGTTGAAGTCGGATTCTCCGGAGAAGATGAAAAGCTTTTTCAGAAAGAAATTACCGGATTCATTCACCGTATGCAGCAGAGCCGCATTATCAGCACCTACCGGAAGTAAACAGGCTCCCTGCCGGGCTTCATCTTCTGCCCGGAATGTACAACACACAGGCCTTCCTGAATTCTTCGCTCCGGCCCTGCAGATCCCACCGGCGTATCAGAATAATGTAAATGCCGTTATAGCATAAATTTCCGTTGTCGTTCGTACCGTCCCAGAAAATCCTTGAAAACGTTCCTGCCAGCCTGCTTTCTGCCAGATGACGAACCGGCCGGCCCGACATTTCAAATATTCTGACATCAGTTACCCACCCCGGATGATCATCGGTAAAACCTATTTCCAGCAGATCGTTCATGCCGTCATTATCTGGCGAAAAAACTTCAGGAGAAACCCTAATCTTCTCCCCTCCATTCAATGAATCAGTGTACTGGGAATTTTTGCGGCCCGGGGTGGCATAGCCTTCAAGCGACGAAGCCGAATGCCAGCTCATTGGGTCATCCGAAGGTGCTGAAGGATGAATCCTTTCAAGCGCTACACCCTTCGGACTGTGCAATAAGGCAAACTGCATGTCATCCGACCAGGAAACGGCGTCAACCACCTCCATTCCCCTGTTAAGAATGGCCATACGGCCTCCGCCGTCATTCAGCGCAGGCATGCTCTCCATTTCCACGCACGACCAGGTAAAAGGCAACCTGTAGGCAGCAGAAAGCTTCCGGCAATCACGGCAAATAACGAGATAATCGTCAGGGAAGATTATCCGCGGTGAGGCAGAGATCACTTTTTTTGATTGAAATTCCTCTGTTCCCTCAGAATAAATTGCAAGGTACAGTTTCGCCAGATCAAACGGCCGGGAGGAATTGTTGTAAAGCTCAACATATTCCGTTGACGAATCGTCAGGATGATACATGATTTCGTTGATGACAATATCTCCGGGGGCCGGGTCAGACGGAACGGCAAAACGAACCGAGCGGTCAAGTGAAGCACGATTGCCGGCACAGTCACAGACATTTCGGCTCACCCGCAGTTCATAGGTTGTTCCTGCCTGAACCGGTTTGTTAAAAAACAGGCTTACTGACGAACTTTTCGGCTGGGCCTGCAATGCCTTTGAAGGAAATATCAGTTGACCGGAAGCACGGTATTGCATGGGCGCTGATGCTGACACACTGTCAACCGGTTCGGAAAATACCAGGTCAATTCGTTGTGAATCGGTAACAAAGGCGTACAGCGGCACAGGTGCTTCCCGGTCGGGATTCGATGCCGAAACGGAATTACGGTAACCGGGTGTTCCTCCGTACATACTCTTTGAAGCAATCCAGTTGGATATCCCGCCACAGGGATTCCGGATATCCACCATTTCCAGTGACCAGCCCCCGTCTTTTTTATACGAGTCCTGATACCAACGGTCGGAATATTCCACTGCATCGATCCACTCCCCTGAAGCATTCCTCAAAATGATCCGCGTACCCGTATTGGTAAGGACCGATGTGGACGAAAAGACCGGAGCAACCCGGACACTGTCGCCAAACAACTGTGCCGCATTCTTATGCGTCAGAAGAAGGTATGCCCCGGGCTCCAGCTTGTATCCGCTTAAATCGAACCTGCTACTGCCTGCTTCCATTTTCCAGCCTGTGAGGTCGGCCGCACAGGAAGAAGCATTGTAAAGCTCAACATACTCAAATTCGGGTAATCCAACCGGTGGGGAAGGATCGGCCATGATTTCAGTAATCAGAATATCGAATCGGCGAAAATGATGGTAAAAGGCAATGATTTCCGCCCTGCCTGCATTACCGGCTCTGTCGGCCATTCCTTCCAGCCTGATCTTCACTGTATCTCCGTCAGGCAGTTCCTTTTCAAACTGAAGCACAACGGCATCATTGACTGAACAGGCACTCACCTTTGCTTTCACAACCTGCCCCCTGTATTCAAAAAATGCTTGCATACTGTCAGTGGCCGCCAGATTTTCCGAGAACTGCACCCATACCTCCCGGGAAGAAATTATCCTGAACCCCGCAACAGAAGGAGGAACCGTATCGGTAATGATCCGGCCGGTTATCTGCAGATCGTCGGCCCAGAAAAGTCGGTCCTTTGTAGCAGTGTAAACAAAGCAAAAACCGGTATGCCAGGCATGCAGAAATTCAGCATCAAACGTGCCGCCCAGTGAGATAATATTCCCCGAACCATTGGTGGTATCAATGGAAATATCCCAGAAACCCGCCGCAGAGCGCTTTACCAGTATGCGCGGAGCCTTTACCGTGCCAGCAAACTGTTCCCAGTTAAAGCCCGTGTTGAAAATGTCAATGCAGGCCCCGTTTCTAAGCTTATAGAGGTGAAGGTTATCGTCGTTTCCGGTAAAATTAATCCCCACCATATACCCGTTGATTTTCCCTCCCGGTGTCATGGAGACGGCAGGAGCATCCGCAAAAAGATACCAGCCCCAGCGGTTTGACGAAGAAGGAGCATATCCATGCCTGATCCTGCAGGAAAATGTCATCTCTCCTGAATCGGGAGCAAAGGAAGGAAGGGCATGACTGATAGCGTCCGCGCCCGATTCGGAATTGTCATATACATGGTGCAGCGAAAAACAGCCTGAAATAGCTCCCACGCTGTCAGCCGACCAGCGGCCCGATACGTTTTCCAGCCATCCCGGAAGAAACCCTTCTTCAAAATCGGCCGAAAACTGGGCAAAGCCCATACTGAGCCGGAGGAGGAAAAGCAGGAAAAAATACTTTCGCATGAACTTTTTTCTGTTAATACCCGATCCTGCCGTTTTCTCGCAGGTACATCCTTTCTTTTTACT encodes:
- the sppA gene encoding signal peptide peptidase SppA, whose translation is MKTFLKMLLATIVGGLVVVLLVFFIFMGILGIIATSSRQPVQVKPNTVLLLNLNQTITDRSSKNPLEGFSFPDFKPSPALGLNDILASIKKAKDDPNIKGILLDLTVIPAGNSTVDEIREALTDFKTSGKFVISYADSYLQKSYYLASAADKVYLNPAGNLLFVGLRAEVMFYKNMLEKIGVEPQIIRHGKFKSAVEPFMLDKMSKENREQLSVFLNSVWQHMLEKISEARHIPVEELNAMADGLKLRTAQDALQMKMVDSLIYRDQLLLLLDSLSGKKPVGKPELLSIASYIKAPAVKPHKFVREKIAVVYASGEVVSGEGQEGSVGSDRISEAIRKARKDSLIKAIVFRVNSPGGSALASEVIWREVKLAAETKPVVVSMGDVAASGGYYIACPAGTIVANPTTITGSIGVFGLLLNAKPLLEKKIGITTDVARTNSYSDFGSFYRPLSEAEKEALQTEIEFIYSTFVSHVAEGRKMKYESVDSIGQGRIWSGLSASRLGLVDELGGLEKAIQLAARKANLSEYRVVNLPELEDPLTQLMKMLSENTSAKVLEKTLGDSWPFFRDLNQILSMQGVLARMPFSLMIY
- a CDS encoding ATP-dependent helicase — protein: MNPEESKRQFLEEFLAQVARDSTLMKPEESSYAVQDLTAVTPDDYPPVEITEDIQRKIDEISAIARSIETRPALSEPSLPDKPFRIDYRRNLNPAQLAAVTTTEGPVLVIAGAGSGKTRVIVHRVSYLLELGVDPSDILLLTFTRKAAKEMLDRVQELLSDARVGKVMGGTFHSFANHILRKYSNLLGLPPNFTILDTGDSEDTIDLLRSEMKLDKTDKAFPKKNRIYEIISSARNRNKTVREIIQTDFSGLMKYARDIEMLFDGYTRYKKITGTFDYDDLMEILRNALRDHIPFRKKMQQEYRYIMVDEFQDTNILQKEIVDFLAAAHRNIMVVGDDAQSIYAFRGANYENILRFPQTYPDCRVIRIEQNYRSNQTILDFTNEIVKNARLGYRKNLFSANTRKFLPVIRKFYDQEEEAVFIVSKILELRERNISPGEIAVLTRAAWHWQFVEMELRKRNIPYVTVGGLAFHEKMHIKDMIAYLKVLLNPYDAIAWHRILKLLPGVGQVSATAIIRDIRQHDGKIPLGEYEKKKFFEPLKELMETLNRAAGEHLSVAARIQIIRDYYSPILASMESDAQVRMLDIHVLTEMAAKYEKLEKFLSDFTLEPPSRSFAGAPTPLIDESEDKPVTLSTIHSAKGLEWYAVFIPHALDGLLPSSRALKNLEEVEEERRLFYVACSRAREELYITMPSFVRSYQGFCSYPSRFLVEIDRNKYEYL
- a CDS encoding aldo/keto reductase, producing the protein MDRRTFLTASAAAAAALGTGCQGKNELPRREYKNGIKLSVIGFGGIVVVGMEQKDANNTVAEAWDNGINYYDVAPSYWDGEAETKLGEALKPYRKKAFLACKTTRRDAEGAAREMEESMKRLQTDYFDLYQLHAVTSMEDVEKIFAPKGAMETFLKAKQEGKIRHIGFSAHSVEAALALLDRYSFDSVLFPINFVCIAQGNFGKQVIEKAMEKGAARLALKALAHHPWPENMKEEERPYRKCWYQPADQRELAEKALRFTLSQPVTAAIPPGEERLFRLAVSIAKDFTPMTEKEQQELLASTAGTAPLFRYPA
- the folK gene encoding 2-amino-4-hydroxy-6-hydroxymethyldihydropteridine diphosphokinase, whose product is MPIAHLMTGSNLGNREENLQKAMEEIARRAGKVIYLSGIYVSDPWGNADQQQFLNQLVVIETGKTARELMDTCLETEKMLGRVRSNEQNSPRTIDIDILFYGNDIIEEEGLMIPHPRLHLRNFCLIPLIEVHPALVHPVFDKTVWQLYRECSDRGRVYPKDGQEL
- a CDS encoding MBL fold metallo-hydrolase, with translation MAQKNFIRDRIPAEKGDIIITFIGHGTLMLEYNKTILHIDPWSRLADYSTLPKADIVLITHGHRDHFDTTAIAAVRKPETQVVLTPEVYSILGKGIVMGNGDRKEVSGIVIDAVPA